A section of the Dehalobacter sp. DCM genome encodes:
- a CDS encoding IS1182 family transposase, with product MMTEQKSRQNRMLCVLMEDLVPKGHFLRKLDSAIDFSFIYEIMRPVYSDIGRPSVDPVILVKMLIIGYLYGIDSERKLVEEITVNIAYRWFLGLDLEDKVPDHSIFSQNRKRRFKDTEVFQEIFNTVVKKCAEAGLIGGECVVMDSTHIKANAANGNAEKVLLMEGPSEYWQKLNDEYGQNIRQKSEDADMTVTVKKKAVSDPEAGWMHRHPKPAGFHYLCHQSSDIQYGIITDVHVTPGDVTDAPYCVERIAYQKQTLKLPYRWAGLDSGYDTVAVHHGLHKLGMRGYIHLNNGHNANWRKEKGLFSIDDFKYNPQNDCYICPNGCTLRFIGVRKVRYRVGKNYVTRSEDCKSCPLKSRCINGKANYKEIRRDFYQEDQERNHALIGTAIYRHVMRKRQVISEGNFALQKRCHNLRFTRKRGVWKVQEQCFFSAMALNLKRLVKYGTAPLLPAVPYLLHVLDFVLCRNLWLRTVG from the coding sequence ATGATGACAGAACAAAAAAGCAGACAAAACCGAATGTTGTGCGTATTAATGGAAGACCTTGTACCTAAAGGACACTTTCTTCGGAAGCTGGATTCGGCAATAGATTTCAGCTTCATATATGAAATCATGAGGCCGGTGTACAGTGACATTGGGCGCCCATCAGTTGACCCGGTCATTTTAGTAAAAATGTTAATTATCGGCTATTTGTACGGGATAGATTCCGAACGAAAACTTGTGGAAGAGATTACAGTCAACATCGCCTATCGCTGGTTTCTCGGCCTTGATCTGGAAGACAAAGTTCCGGATCACTCCATCTTCTCCCAAAACCGCAAACGCAGGTTTAAGGATACAGAAGTGTTTCAGGAGATATTTAACACGGTGGTAAAAAAATGTGCTGAAGCTGGACTTATCGGCGGTGAATGTGTGGTTATGGATTCCACGCATATTAAAGCCAACGCCGCTAATGGCAATGCAGAGAAAGTGCTTCTCATGGAGGGGCCGAGTGAGTACTGGCAAAAACTAAATGACGAATATGGCCAGAACATCAGGCAAAAAAGCGAAGATGCTGACATGACTGTAACCGTAAAAAAAAAGGCCGTATCCGATCCTGAAGCAGGATGGATGCACAGACATCCCAAGCCTGCAGGCTTTCATTATCTTTGTCATCAAAGCTCGGATATTCAATATGGTATCATAACAGACGTGCATGTTACGCCAGGTGATGTCACAGATGCACCTTATTGTGTTGAACGTATAGCCTATCAGAAACAAACGTTGAAGCTTCCTTACCGCTGGGCTGGATTGGATAGCGGTTATGATACAGTGGCTGTACATCATGGCTTGCATAAACTCGGTATGAGAGGATATATCCATCTAAATAATGGGCATAATGCCAATTGGCGCAAAGAAAAAGGACTTTTTAGTATTGATGATTTTAAATATAACCCCCAAAACGACTGCTATATTTGTCCAAACGGCTGCACACTGAGATTCATAGGTGTGAGGAAGGTGCGCTATAGAGTTGGCAAGAACTATGTTACACGATCTGAGGATTGCAAATCTTGTCCCTTGAAAAGCCGCTGTATTAACGGAAAAGCGAATTACAAGGAAATTAGACGGGATTTCTATCAAGAGGATCAGGAACGTAATCACGCTTTGATTGGTACTGCTATCTACCGACACGTCATGCGGAAGCGTCAAGTAATCAGTGAAGGAAACTTTGCTTTGCAAAAACGATGTCACAACTTAAGGTTTACCCGAAAACGAGGCGTCTGGAAGGTTCAAGAACAATGCTTCTTTTCAGCGATGGCATTAAATCTTAAAAGACTAGTGAAATATGGGACAGCGCCGCTCTTGCCAGCTGTCCCATATCTTCTTCATGTTCTAGATTTTGTTCTATGCAGAAACCTTTGGTTGAGGACCGTTGGATAG
- a CDS encoding DUF3102 domain-containing protein, which translates to MDNLTTERTPLIIAAEINMITTQTKKILLASAIEIGRRLQEAKDLVKQGE; encoded by the coding sequence ATGGATAATTTAACTACCGAACGGACACCACTTATCATTGCGGCAGAAATAAATATGATAACCACCCAAACCAAAAAAATCCTGCTTGCCAGTGCCATTGAAATCGGCCGCCGTTTACAGGAAGCAAAGGATCTGGTTAAACAGGGGGAATAG
- a CDS encoding GTP-binding protein — MSIKVIILGGFLGSGKTSVLIQLAKFLVDFSHGGENKIEVVIIENEIGSVGVDNLLLDSAELTVKNLFAGCACCTSSAQLTDSIQAIEKEFNPEWMIIEATGLANPVKIKKTVEEELELKVSTIALVDTKRWFRLVAAMANFVSEQLQDTIAVLINKIDLVEADDVEKVTESIRGYNPDAQCYPISAAGELLNEFWKELLKRAEIEYGE, encoded by the coding sequence ATGAGCATTAAAGTCATAATTTTAGGTGGTTTTCTGGGTTCAGGTAAAACAAGTGTGTTGATCCAACTGGCTAAATTTTTAGTTGACTTCTCCCATGGCGGAGAAAACAAAATTGAAGTCGTTATTATTGAAAATGAAATCGGTTCGGTCGGCGTTGATAATCTGCTTTTAGACAGCGCGGAGCTAACTGTAAAGAATCTCTTTGCCGGCTGTGCTTGCTGTACATCCTCCGCCCAGCTGACGGATTCCATTCAGGCTATTGAAAAAGAGTTCAACCCGGAATGGATGATTATTGAGGCAACCGGTCTGGCAAACCCAGTGAAGATTAAAAAAACAGTCGAAGAAGAATTGGAATTAAAGGTGTCAACGATCGCGCTTGTTGATACCAAGCGCTGGTTTCGGCTTGTTGCGGCAATGGCGAACTTTGTTTCGGAACAGCTGCAGGATACAATCGCGGTATTGATCAATAAAATAGATTTAGTTGAAGCCGATGACGTAGAAAAGGTGACTGAAAGTATTCGGGGATATAACCCGGACGCTCAATGCTATCCCATATCGGCAGCAGGTGAGCTCCTAAATGAATTTTGGAAAGAATTATTGAAAAGGGCGGAGATAGAATATGGAGAATGA
- a CDS encoding helix-turn-helix domain-containing protein — MFSNNYVLAYILSKCTENFTAEQICSKKLIALKKHDQEKETEYYKTLFVYFECRFNASAAAKKLFIDRSSFLSRIERIREIAKIDFESNK, encoded by the coding sequence ATGTTTTCTAACAATTACGTACTGGCATATATCCTTAGCAAATGTACAGAAAATTTTACGGCGGAACAAATTTGCAGCAAAAAACTGATCGCCTTGAAAAAGCACGATCAAGAGAAAGAAACCGAGTATTATAAAACCTTGTTTGTTTATTTCGAATGCCGGTTCAATGCTTCTGCCGCTGCCAAAAAACTGTTTATCGATCGCAGTTCATTTCTAAGTAGAATCGAACGAATTCGGGAAATTGCAAAAATTGATTTTGAATCTAATAAATAG
- a CDS encoding PucR family transcriptional regulator, translating into MKIPITKIIDKLSNFDPIVYLHNKNTQYSTVHLLSKGQISFEPTIIYIGDYSLISEEALRNQHGNIILFISTEVGQTDKFKHIEANIIILDEKNDFKFIFNLINDIFAEQLRFSEDLKRIIDTFLKGYSLQQIIDTAYELLNNPIALTDASYKLVAFTKDIFSYDSAWNEMVLKGRIPDKKLQYFKQHRIIEKMYNSQLPFISDTPVVMNRCILKKVSVEDNIIGHVAVVEYFRPFEERDLEIVELLCKLLSSEMQKSKLYRFAKRVIYEHFVTDLLDGKISKSEAIKEIESNADLEMMDNLYILTASFEESDVETTTISYARDQLESIIDRSKSVLYDDHIIIIFDCNDLNPFLPGKFKELSTFLKKYKMFSGLSQCFHDIAELRRYYRQSVSALKLGHNLNKGKQIYNYDDYVVYDFIDRHALGDDLKDYCHPAVFKLLEHDHKNLTNLTQSLYIYLENFQNSVVSAKELKIHRNTMHYRLDKIQEVLQLSITDRDICHHLHFSLKILRYLNNYNVF; encoded by the coding sequence ATGAAAATACCTATTACCAAAATAATTGACAAATTGAGTAATTTTGATCCGATAGTATATCTTCATAATAAGAATACCCAATATAGTACCGTGCATCTTTTAAGCAAAGGGCAGATATCTTTTGAACCAACGATCATTTATATCGGAGATTATTCTCTCATTTCAGAAGAGGCACTGAGAAATCAACACGGCAATATAATTTTATTCATTTCCACAGAGGTAGGACAGACGGATAAATTCAAGCATATCGAAGCTAATATCATTATTCTGGATGAAAAAAATGATTTCAAATTCATTTTTAATTTGATAAACGATATCTTTGCCGAACAGTTAAGATTTTCTGAAGATTTAAAAAGAATAATTGATACTTTTTTGAAAGGCTACAGTCTACAGCAGATTATTGATACGGCCTATGAACTGCTTAATAATCCGATTGCTTTAACCGATGCAAGTTATAAACTAGTTGCTTTTACAAAGGATATTTTTTCCTATGACTCTGCTTGGAATGAAATGGTGTTAAAAGGCCGTATCCCAGATAAAAAGTTACAGTATTTTAAACAGCATCGTATTATCGAAAAAATGTACAATAGTCAACTCCCATTTATTTCAGATACACCTGTTGTTATGAACAGGTGTATCTTGAAAAAGGTTTCTGTTGAAGATAATATTATTGGCCATGTTGCTGTCGTTGAATATTTTCGACCCTTTGAGGAAAGAGATCTTGAGATCGTAGAACTACTTTGCAAGCTGCTATCGTCGGAAATGCAGAAGAGTAAATTATACCGATTTGCCAAAAGGGTCATCTATGAACATTTTGTTACTGATTTGTTAGACGGAAAAATCAGCAAATCTGAGGCCATCAAAGAGATTGAATCCAATGCGGATTTAGAGATGATGGATAACCTCTATATTCTGACGGCTAGCTTCGAAGAGAGTGATGTTGAAACCACGACAATCTCTTATGCCAGGGACCAGTTGGAGAGTATCATCGATAGAAGCAAATCCGTTCTCTATGATGACCACATCATTATTATTTTTGACTGTAATGATCTAAATCCCTTTTTGCCTGGCAAGTTTAAGGAGTTAAGCACTTTTTTAAAAAAGTATAAAATGTTCAGCGGGCTCAGCCAATGTTTTCATGATATTGCTGAATTGCGTAGGTATTACCGTCAATCTGTAAGTGCATTAAAATTGGGACACAACCTCAACAAAGGTAAGCAAATATATAATTATGACGATTATGTTGTTTATGACTTTATCGATCGACATGCTTTGGGTGATGACTTAAAGGATTACTGTCACCCTGCTGTTTTTAAATTGCTTGAACACGACCACAAGAATTTGACCAACCTGACGCAAAGCCTTTATATTTACCTTGAGAATTTTCAGAATAGTGTCGTGTCAGCTAAAGAATTGAAAATTCATCGCAATACCATGCATTATCGTCTTGATAAAATTCAGGAAGTTTTACAATTAAGTATTACGGACAGGGATATTTGTCACCATCTTCATTTTTCTTTGAAGATCCTTCGCTATTTGAACAACTACAATGTTTTCTAA
- a CDS encoding MFS transporter produces the protein MKEINRNLIKLAILGVAMCDSGNGATSPALGTIMAGMPDVAPSLVQMIIVVPSIFMALTPIVYAKLLDIGARKRTLLFIGAVCFLVGGIGPALLHSNIWVILALRAILGIGNGICLPMSTDLVVDFFEGQERNTMQGFVSATIGLSGILFQLLGGWLAGINWTYTFYAYLVAIIFFAIAFAFLPEPDRKGKMEADEGISNVRERAKLPGKTYLIGFMVLFYMFAWIVMPTNGAPVLVMDGMATPAQIGGIFALITVGSFVMSVLFGPLFKAVKFTMLPISFLISAFGMYVIYLTHDLTIFCIATFVYGMGLGMVMPCFVTKITGIVPYSARGAAVSIIYVGMGIGQFIQPILFKYFGAYSFGRPAILLAAIVLLVGAVIVFIIDRTTPAKYVSTENVTQ, from the coding sequence ATGAAAGAGATTAACAGAAACCTGATTAAACTTGCAATTCTCGGTGTTGCGATGTGCGACTCGGGAAACGGTGCCACATCACCTGCCCTTGGAACCATTATGGCCGGTATGCCGGATGTTGCGCCAAGCCTAGTTCAGATGATCATCGTTGTGCCTTCCATTTTTATGGCTTTAACGCCTATTGTTTATGCTAAATTACTCGATATTGGAGCGAGAAAAAGGACTCTTTTATTTATTGGTGCTGTTTGTTTTCTGGTCGGTGGCATTGGGCCTGCGTTGTTGCACAGCAACATCTGGGTTATCTTAGCACTCCGTGCTATTCTTGGTATTGGTAACGGTATCTGTTTGCCCATGTCTACCGACCTGGTTGTTGACTTCTTTGAAGGCCAGGAAAGGAACACTATGCAGGGATTTGTTTCCGCCACCATCGGGCTCAGTGGTATTCTATTTCAGCTCTTGGGAGGGTGGCTGGCCGGCATAAATTGGACCTATACCTTCTATGCCTATCTTGTTGCCATCATTTTCTTTGCAATTGCGTTCGCCTTTCTTCCTGAACCGGACCGCAAAGGTAAAATGGAAGCTGACGAAGGAATCAGCAATGTTCGTGAGCGGGCTAAACTTCCTGGAAAAACATATCTTATTGGTTTCATGGTTCTCTTCTATATGTTTGCCTGGATCGTTATGCCGACCAATGGGGCACCGGTGTTAGTCATGGATGGAATGGCTACTCCTGCACAAATTGGGGGAATCTTCGCCCTGATTACTGTTGGTTCATTTGTTATGTCTGTTCTTTTTGGCCCATTGTTTAAGGCTGTTAAATTCACTATGCTACCTATCTCTTTTTTGATTTCTGCATTTGGAATGTATGTTATCTATCTAACACATGATCTCACCATATTCTGTATAGCGACATTTGTTTACGGTATGGGATTAGGAATGGTTATGCCGTGTTTTGTCACCAAAATCACGGGAATTGTACCCTATTCTGCTCGTGGCGCAGCCGTATCAATTATCTATGTCGGTATGGGTATTGGTCAGTTTATTCAACCGATCCTCTTTAAATATTTCGGTGCTTATAGCTTCGGAAGACCCGCAATTCTGCTTGCAGCAATCGTACTTTTGGTTGGAGCCGTGATCGTCTTCATAATTGACAGAACAACACCGGCGAAGTATGTGTCAACAGAAAATGTAACCCAATAA
- a CDS encoding uroporphyrinogen decarboxylase family protein → MLSPRENFLLAAVEHKIPEYIPNQMTDVICTGAMFETYENGPLGGGLDGFGVVWHASTSAGGQSVPGGKPVLDDVTAWEDIVKFPDLDTFDWKGAAAAQFAVPGADRNLKAVEYQCWNGQFLRLTHLMGFENALCALMEEPEACYALMAAITDYKIKIVERASQYFKPDIFTSFDDTATERGLFMAPNVYRELIKPHHKRLNDAIRAFGMTPAMHTCGKCEEIIPDFIEEGAVIWTSAQPMNNIVAIQENFGDKLSIIGGYDTNGRPGTEDATDEEIDAEVKRVIETYGPRGGFVIMAYRLVNSPDPMDFFKALIPINAAIEKYGKAIYKK, encoded by the coding sequence ATGTTATCACCACGAGAAAATTTTCTGCTTGCAGCAGTCGAACATAAGATTCCGGAATATATTCCGAATCAAATGACGGATGTTATATGTACGGGAGCAATGTTTGAAACCTATGAGAATGGGCCTTTAGGCGGCGGCTTGGATGGATTTGGCGTCGTATGGCATGCATCAACGTCTGCTGGCGGTCAGTCTGTTCCCGGAGGAAAACCGGTGCTTGATGATGTAACCGCCTGGGAGGATATTGTAAAATTCCCGGATCTGGATACCTTTGACTGGAAAGGTGCTGCTGCAGCGCAGTTTGCAGTGCCTGGTGCAGACCGGAATTTGAAAGCTGTGGAATACCAATGCTGGAATGGACAGTTTTTGCGTCTAACCCATCTTATGGGCTTTGAAAATGCGCTTTGCGCGTTAATGGAGGAGCCTGAAGCGTGTTATGCCCTGATGGCAGCAATAACGGATTACAAAATTAAAATTGTTGAAAGAGCATCACAATACTTCAAACCAGATATTTTTACTAGTTTTGACGATACAGCGACAGAACGTGGTCTGTTCATGGCACCAAATGTCTATCGTGAACTGATAAAACCCCATCATAAGAGACTGAATGACGCGATCAGGGCTTTTGGTATGACTCCAGCAATGCATACCTGCGGAAAATGTGAGGAAATTATCCCTGACTTTATCGAAGAAGGTGCTGTAATTTGGACTTCGGCTCAGCCAATGAATAATATTGTCGCGATTCAGGAAAATTTTGGAGACAAGCTATCGATTATTGGCGGATATGACACGAATGGCCGTCCCGGTACTGAGGATGCCACGGATGAGGAAATCGATGCTGAGGTTAAACGAGTAATTGAAACATATGGACCTCGCGGAGGCTTTGTCATCATGGCTTACCGTTTGGTGAATAGCCCGGATCCGATGGACTTCTTTAAAGCGCTTATTCCGATAAACGCCGCAATTGAAAAATACGGAAAAGCTATTTATAAAAAATAG
- a CDS encoding uroporphyrinogen decarboxylase family protein, giving the protein MLTKRQNLIETMKGGSPDRFVNQFEFMNVIHEAYLSTMCMPGQTVVDGWGITFSWPEGQLGAFPLHDEKHKVLKDITEWKKYVKAPKIPASDEFWAPAIAHANSVDRKEEYVAAVIAPGIFEMTHHLMGVEDALMAMYEEPEAMKELIDYLTQYELDVAKILVEKIHPDCIFHHDDWGSQKNSFVSPEMFDEFLVPAYKKIYGFYKANGVELIVHHNDAYSANLIPAMIEVGIDIWQGVMTTNNTPELIKKYGPQITFMGELDSGVIDFPGWTVENCAKHVRKACETCGKLFFVPNLTQGMNISSFPGVYDCVSKEIDRMSKEMF; this is encoded by the coding sequence ATGCTGACGAAGAGACAAAACCTAATCGAAACAATGAAGGGTGGAAGCCCAGATCGGTTTGTTAACCAGTTTGAATTTATGAACGTTATTCATGAGGCTTATCTTAGTACAATGTGTATGCCTGGCCAAACAGTGGTCGACGGCTGGGGTATTACATTCAGTTGGCCGGAAGGACAACTTGGCGCATTTCCTCTTCATGATGAGAAGCACAAGGTGCTCAAAGATATTACCGAGTGGAAGAAATACGTTAAAGCACCCAAAATTCCAGCATCGGATGAATTCTGGGCACCGGCAATTGCCCATGCCAACAGCGTTGACCGTAAAGAAGAATATGTTGCAGCGGTAATCGCACCGGGGATCTTTGAAATGACCCATCACCTGATGGGCGTAGAAGATGCCTTGATGGCTATGTATGAAGAACCCGAAGCAATGAAGGAACTCATCGACTACCTTACCCAATATGAATTGGACGTGGCAAAAATTTTAGTTGAAAAAATACATCCAGACTGTATATTCCATCATGATGATTGGGGAAGCCAGAAAAATTCTTTCGTTTCTCCTGAAATGTTTGATGAGTTCCTTGTGCCGGCTTATAAAAAGATCTATGGTTTTTATAAAGCGAACGGTGTCGAACTGATAGTTCACCATAATGATGCTTACAGTGCCAATCTGATACCCGCAATGATTGAAGTGGGCATTGATATCTGGCAAGGTGTTATGACTACCAATAATACACCTGAACTGATTAAAAAATATGGGCCACAAATCACCTTTATGGGAGAATTAGACAGCGGTGTCATAGACTTCCCCGGGTGGACGGTGGAAAACTGTGCTAAACATGTTAGAAAAGCATGTGAAACATGTGGGAAATTATTCTTTGTTCCAAATTTGACGCAAGGGATGAATATTAGCTCATTCCCCGGTGTCTATGATTGTGTAAGCAAAGAAATTGACAGAATGAGTAAAGAAATGTTCTAG
- a CDS encoding corrinoid protein, translating into MAKIDEVKAMVEAGKTKLVPTLVQEALDEGSAAKDILQGMVDSMGIVGDKFSTGEIFVPEMLMAAKAMAKGVDVLKPLMSGDSSNSLGTCIIGTVAGDLHDIGKNLVSMMIESAGFTMVDLGVDVPAERWIEAIKENPNVTLVACSGLLTTTMPALKEAVQTIKGSGLTGFKVIVGGAPVTQEFANEIGADGFAPDAGSAAVKAVELVKA; encoded by the coding sequence ATGGCTAAAATCGATGAAGTCAAAGCAATGGTAGAAGCAGGAAAGACAAAACTGGTTCCCACTCTGGTTCAAGAAGCACTGGATGAAGGTAGTGCTGCCAAAGACATTCTCCAAGGCATGGTTGATTCCATGGGTATCGTCGGTGACAAATTCTCCACTGGTGAAATCTTCGTTCCCGAAATGTTGATGGCCGCAAAAGCCATGGCTAAAGGCGTCGATGTCTTAAAACCGTTAATGTCTGGGGACAGCTCCAACTCTTTAGGAACCTGCATTATCGGAACTGTCGCAGGCGATCTGCACGATATCGGTAAAAACCTCGTATCCATGATGATCGAAAGTGCCGGCTTCACGATGGTTGACCTCGGCGTTGACGTCCCGGCTGAAAGATGGATCGAAGCCATCAAAGAAAATCCGAACGTAACCCTGGTTGCGTGTTCCGGACTCTTAACCACCACGATGCCGGCGCTGAAAGAAGCTGTGCAGACCATCAAAGGCAGCGGATTAACTGGCTTCAAAGTCATCGTCGGCGGCGCGCCTGTAACCCAGGAATTTGCTAACGAAATCGGTGCTGACGGATTTGCTCCGGATGCCGGCAGTGCTGCGGTAAAAGCAGTTGAACTGGTTAAAGCTTAA
- a CDS encoding methyltetrahydrofolate cobalamin methyltransferase, with product MIIIGEKINGAIPSVAKAIAEKNADFIRNLARIQTDAGANFIDVCASTDVNIEVETLKWLIDLVQEVTDTPICIDSPNEQAIVAAIPFCKRPGLINSVSGEGNKIDVIFPIIADTKWECVALLNDDSGISKTAEKRLEVFDYIMKRAKEFNIAPSRLHIDPLVEMLCTSEDGINMIVDVMKEIKRQYPTIHITGGCSNVSFNLPARKLVNQAFLVLAMNAGMDSGIIDPTNQDLLGMIFATEALMGQDEYCMEYIGGFREGKFGQKK from the coding sequence ATGATTATTATTGGTGAAAAAATCAACGGTGCGATTCCGTCCGTCGCCAAAGCCATCGCGGAAAAGAACGCTGACTTTATCCGCAATCTGGCTAGAATCCAGACTGATGCTGGAGCCAACTTTATCGACGTTTGCGCATCCACGGATGTCAACATCGAAGTGGAGACCCTGAAATGGCTGATCGACCTGGTCCAGGAAGTAACCGATACCCCGATTTGCATCGATAGCCCCAACGAACAGGCCATCGTAGCTGCGATTCCTTTCTGCAAAAGACCCGGTCTCATTAACTCCGTATCTGGGGAAGGCAATAAAATCGATGTGATCTTTCCTATCATCGCGGATACCAAATGGGAATGCGTCGCCCTGCTCAATGACGACAGCGGTATCTCCAAGACAGCTGAAAAACGCCTGGAAGTTTTCGACTACATCATGAAACGCGCCAAAGAGTTCAATATTGCTCCGTCCCGTCTGCATATCGATCCGCTCGTTGAAATGCTCTGCACCTCTGAAGACGGCATCAATATGATCGTGGACGTTATGAAAGAAATCAAGAGGCAGTATCCAACAATCCATATCACCGGCGGCTGCAGTAACGTCTCTTTCAACCTGCCGGCTCGTAAGCTTGTCAACCAGGCATTCCTTGTACTGGCGATGAACGCCGGTATGGACAGCGGTATCATTGACCCGACTAACCAGGACCTCTTGGGTATGATCTTTGCCACTGAAGCGCTCATGGGTCAGGACGAGTACTGTATGGAATACATCGGTGGGTTCAGAGAAGGCAAATTTGGTCAAAAGAAATAA
- a CDS encoding methyl-accepting chemotaxis protein has protein sequence MNIKYLPEFIAIAPYLKDILHMDFVIIISDLEKVTHIFEGNELHSGGLKVGDGIADPAVQKVIRENISQSVIYPPEVAGRYLRAISNPVTNDNNIVCNTIGITYSYENQKEIEKLSSEMFNSLEQLGIGVSDIANESQNLSLFTDEMVSYTNRTQSGIKEIDGIISGIKEIASQSNLLALNAAIEAARAGDIGRGFSVVASEVGKLSNMSKDSAQRVSQSLMEIKEAINTISEKVNKIGLSFQNQAAANEEISATVDDIVVVSKKLAQVAKV, from the coding sequence ATGAATATAAAGTATCTTCCGGAATTTATTGCGATAGCGCCATATTTGAAGGACATACTGCATATGGATTTCGTGATCATTATCTCGGACTTAGAAAAGGTAACACATATTTTCGAGGGTAATGAACTGCATTCAGGGGGACTAAAAGTTGGTGATGGTATTGCTGATCCTGCTGTTCAAAAAGTTATAAGAGAAAATATAAGTCAATCCGTTATTTATCCGCCAGAAGTTGCTGGAAGGTATTTGAGAGCAATAAGTAATCCGGTTACTAACGATAACAATATAGTTTGCAATACTATTGGCATAACATATTCGTATGAAAACCAAAAAGAAATTGAAAAACTATCATCGGAAATGTTTAATTCGCTGGAACAGCTTGGTATAGGTGTTAGTGATATTGCTAATGAATCCCAAAACTTGTCATTATTCACTGATGAAATGGTTTCCTATACAAATCGGACACAGTCTGGAATCAAGGAAATAGATGGAATTATAAGCGGGATAAAAGAAATTGCCTCGCAGTCAAATTTGCTCGCCTTGAACGCTGCCATTGAGGCGGCACGCGCAGGAGATATTGGAAGGGGTTTTAGTGTGGTGGCTAGCGAGGTTGGTAAACTCTCCAATATGAGTAAAGATTCTGCTCAAAGGGTCAGCCAATCGCTGATGGAGATTAAAGAAGCAATCAATACTATTAGCGAGAAAGTAAATAAAATAGGCTTATCTTTCCAAAATCAGGCTGCAGCAAATGAAGAAATATCTGCAACAGTTGACGATATTGTCGTAGTTTCGAAAAAGTTAGCACAGGTTGCCAAAGTATAA
- a CDS encoding 4Fe-4S binding protein, with protein sequence MSKNNERYGLLIDYDFCTGCHTCEAACKVEHKLAYGQWGIKLAQDGPRKLENGRYEFVYVPIPTSLCDLCEDLVKVGKFPTCVAHCQADVMTYGPVKELAKKMADKPKMVLFAPR encoded by the coding sequence ATGTCCAAAAATAATGAGCGCTACGGATTGTTGATTGACTATGATTTCTGCACTGGCTGCCACACCTGTGAAGCCGCTTGCAAAGTCGAGCATAAACTAGCCTACGGACAATGGGGAATCAAGCTGGCCCAGGATGGCCCGCGCAAATTGGAAAATGGAAGATATGAATTCGTCTATGTTCCGATTCCAACCTCTCTCTGTGATCTTTGCGAAGATCTGGTCAAAGTCGGCAAATTCCCAACCTGTGTTGCTCACTGTCAGGCAGATGTTATGACGTACGGCCCTGTTAAAGAGCTTGCTAAAAAAATGGCAGACAAACCAAAAATGGTTTTGTTTGCGCCTAGATAA